CAGGCAATAAGCAAATCACGAATGTAGCCAGTGGTTTAGGAAATAGAACACTTGACCAAATTAAGAGTGAGGGTGATACCGCCGCTGAATGGAACAATGCTGCTACAGTTGGTGACTTAACCAAAGTACAAGGCAATGTAACAAATATTAGCAATAATATTAATAAAATTATTGGTGGTATAGATGCTGATGGTAATGCAACTAATGCAAATGGTGATGTAATTAAGGTCAAAGATGAAAATGGTAATGAAGTTAACTTAACTGTTAAAGAAGCATTGAAAACCTATAATCCACAATCACAAGGTGAGTATACAACGAATTCAGTTCCAGAAGCGATTTATCGTATGAATGAAGGGGGAATTAAATACTTCCATACCAATGATGGAACAGCCAATTACGATGAGCAAGATACTAATAAGGTAGACTCATCTGCTAAAGGAAAATTCTCAACAGCGATTGGTTATAAAGCCTCTACAGGAGAAAATGCTAAGAATGCTCTTGCCTTTGGTAATGGTGCTCAAGCCAATGCTGAAGATTCAATAGCTATTGGTACAGGTAATATTGTCAATGCCAAACATTCTGGCGCATTTGGTGACCCAAGCTATATAGCAAAAGTTGATGTTGACAATAATGATGTTGATGGAAGTTACTCTCTTGGTAATAATAATGTTATTAACAGCTCAAATACATTCGTATTGGGTAATAATGTGAATAACTCAGGTGAAACTGAAGTACTAAAAGACTCTAAAGGTAATATTCTTAGAGATAAAGATGGAAAACCGAGAACTAAACCTGTTGCTCAGGGCGAAACTGTTGAAAACTCTGTTTATCTAGGGAATAAAACTACTGCCACAAAAGGCGATAAAGTTGGTACGAAGAATCTGACTGCTAAGAAAGGTAAAAAAGCGACCGAAGGAAAAACAACCACTGCTGGAGATAAAGGAACGGTTAAATCGGCAACTGTAGGTGGTATTACTTACGGTGGGTTTGCTGGTGCAAAAGCAGACGGAGTGGTTTCTGTAGGGGCTGCTGGTAGTGAAAGACGTATCCAAAATGTGGCAGCAGGGGAGATCTCTAAAACCTCAACAGATGCGATTAATGGTAGCCAACTTTATTCAACCAATGCTGAAATTGCAAAATTATCTCAAAAATTAGGTGATTTGAAGGGCTCTATGAGTGCTGGTATTGCAGGGGCTTATGCAGCTGCAGCATTGGCTCAGCCTCACGATCCAGGTGCAAGTAGTGTTGGGGTTGCTGTAGGTAACTTTAGAGGAGAATCTGCATTATCGATTGGTGTCTCAACCATTTCTGATAATGGACGTTGGATATTGAAAGGACTAGTAACTCATGACTCACAAAGCCACACAGGTGCTGCGGCGAGTGTGAATTATCAATGGTAAAAACAAGTTATCCTTAGCGTATCTTGTTGTAGATACGCTTTAGGCTAGGAATTTGGTATTGACTAGGTACGCTAGTTAATAATAAAATGAAGTTTCTTAAATCAAGGGGTTTGTAAAATGAAACTATTAAAATATGCGGGTTTAGCCGTAGGAATGTTGTCTTTGGTGGCGTGTACTAGCACGTTAAATGATATTAATGAAAATGGTGCATTAGAAAATACTGATGCCACCAATCTAGTTTGGCCACAAATAGATGATGCCACTCTGCCTGAAGGTATTTTTCCTAATTTAGGTAATCTTGATCGTATTGGTCCAGGAGTGACTAAAAAAGATTTATACTATTTACTTGAACGTCCTCATTTCTCAGAAATGCACGGAGCAAGAGAGTGGAATTATATTATGAAATTCCGTCAAGCAGATCGTTCAGTTAAGGTTTGTCAATATAAAGTATTATTTGATGATGATATGGTGGCACAAAACTTCTATTGGTTGCCAGCAGACTGTTTAACAGAGAAATTAAACTTAGCAGCAGATGCACTCTTCCCATTCAATCGTGGTGGTGTTAGAGATATTAAATTTGCAGGTAAGAAAAAATTAAATGAACTTGCTGCTTATATTACTAAGCTTGGCAACAAATCTACTGTGAAATTAGTAGGTCATACAGATTACATTGGCCGTAAAGCATACAACCAAAGACTTTCTGAAAAACGTGCAAGAAGTGTTGGACGTTACTTAGTAATGAAAGGTGTAAACCCAGCAAATATTACGACTTTTGGTATGGGTGAGAGCCAACCAGTGAAACATTGTCGTAAAACTAAAAAATCACGCTTAGTGAGATGTTTAGCACCTAACCGTCGTGTTAGTGTAGAAATTATTAAACGTTAATTTTTCTATTAGGTTAAATAAAAATCGAGCTTATTTAGGCTCGATTTTTTGTTTGAGTAAAAGAGTTTAAAATTTAATATTTTTATCCTTTATGCCAAAATTACCTATCTTCTTAACTTCAATGCTATCTTATTATTCAACAGAGTCAGTTATGCGATTTATTCTTCTTTTATTATTTTCTTTTTTTAGTACTCAATTATTCGCTTTGTCAGGTGAGCAACTGGTTAAAGATGCTCGATCTCAAATTGGAACAACATTGTTTTATGATCCTGCTTACACCAAACTAACATACCCAATGGGAGATATACCTATGATAAAAGGGGTGTGTACGGATGTTGTGATTCGAGCATTAAGAAAACAAGGTATGGATTTACAAAAATTGATTCACGAAGATATGCAAAAGCATTTTAGTCAATATCCTAAAAAATGGGGATTAAAAAAGACCGATAAAAATATCGATCATCGCCGAGTCCCTAATATAGCGACCTACTTTAAACGAAAAGGCTATGAAATTAAAACCGATAAGTTTCAACGTGGTGATATTGTGACTTGGGATTTAGGGCGAGGTATTACCCATATTGGGATTATTTCAGATAAAAAATCAGGAGACATTCCTTTGGTAATTCATAATATTGGTTATGGCACTCAGGAAAATAATATACTCTATAATTTTAAAATTACAGGTATTTTTCGAATTCCGAGTAAATAAATTGCAAAAATCTGCTAAAATCGTACCGCTTAATAATAAGGAATAAAAGAGACTATAAAAATGTTAAATACCGTATCTCAACGTTTACTTGCTCCAAGTGGGTTAGAATTATCAAAATTACATAATATCTTAGATATGTTTTCAATGCGTCAAATTGATTATGGGGATCTCTTTTTCCAACTTAGTATGGATGAAAGCTGGTCGTTAGAAGACAGTATTATCAAAGAAGGGGGATTTTATATTGATCGAGGCGTGGGTGTGCGAGCTGTTGCAGGGGAAAAAACAGGCTTTGCTTATACTGACCAAATCAATTTTAATCAGCTAGAACAATGTGCTAATGCCGCAAGAAGTATTACCAATGAAAGTGGGCATTTAAAGATTCAATCGTTTAAACAAACCAATGCGATTATTCGTTATCCTTCTATTAATCCACTTGAAACGATGAGCCGTGAGCAAAAAGTTGAGTTATTGCATTTAGTTGATAAAACCGCACGAGCTGAAGATCCTCGAGTTATTCAAGTGAATGCAGGGCTTTCTGCATTATATGAAGAAATGTTAATTACAGCCACAGATGGCACAGTTGCCGCTGATATTCGCCCTTTAGTTCGTTTATCTATTTCTGTTCTAGTTGAACAAAATGGTAAACGAGAAAGAGGTGGCACGGGTGCAGGTGGACGATTCTCACTCAATTATTTTTTAGAACCCAATTCACAAGGTGAAGTAAGAGCCATTTATATGGCAAAAGAAGCTGTTCGCCAAGCATTAGTAAACCTAAACGCCATTACTGCACCTGCTGGTGTTATGCCAATTATTTTAGGGGCAGGTTGGCCGGGTATTTTATTACACGAGGCAGTGGGTCACGGTTTAGAAGGGGATTTCAACCGCAAAAAATCCTCGCTTTTCACGGGTAAAATTGGACAAATGGTGACTTCACCTCTTTGTACTATTGTGGATGATGGCACTATCGCAGATAAACGAGGCTCATTAACTGTTGATGATGAAGGCGTTCCTTCACAACGTAATGTGTTAATTGAAAAAGGCATTTTAAAAGGCTATATGCAAGATAAACTCAATGCTCGCTTAATGGGGGTTGAGCCAACAGGTAATGGACGACGTGAGTCTTATGCACACTTACCTATGCCACGAATGACTAACACCTATTTAACAGAAGGGAACAGTAGCTTTGATGAGATGATTGCCTCTGTGGATAAAGGTTTATACGCCCCTCATTTTAGTGGTGGTCAAGTGGATATTACCTCAGGAAAATTTGTGTTCTCTACTTCTGAAGCTTATTTAATTGAAAATGGCAAAATAACTAAACCAGTAACTGGGGCAACGTTAATTGGTAGTGGAATTGAAGCAATGCAACAAGTTTCAATGGTTGGTAAGACAATGGAATTAGATCAAGGTGTCGGAACCTGCGGTAAAGAAGGGCAAAGTGTTCCTGTCGGTGTGGGTCAACCAACGGTTAAATTAGATAAAATTACTGTTGGAGGTCGTGGATAGCGGTACGATCTTTGTGAAAATTTACAAAAATAATAGGGGCAAGTAGATGCAAAGTGATTTACTGATTTATAAAGATGATAATGGCAATGTCGCGATAGATGTACGTTTAGAAGATGAAACCGTTTGGCTATCACAAGTTCAAATGGCGGAATTGTTTGGTAAAGGAAGAACTACTATTACTGAACATATTCGTAATATCTTCAGAGAGGGTGAATTAGTTGAAGAAATGGTGTGTCGGAAATTCCGACATACCAGTAAACACGGAGCTATTAAAGGAAAAACACAAAAAAGGGAGGTTCTTTATTATAATCTTGATGTGATTATTTCTGTTGGTTATCGAGTAAAATCCCAGCAAGGTACACAATTTCGTATTTGGGCAACCTCTCGATTAAAAGATTATTTGATTAAGGGTTATGCGATTAATCAACAGCGTTTACTACAAAATAGTCAAGAATTACAACAAGCCCTTGCACTTATTCAAAAAACAGCAAATTCATCTGAATTAACTGTAGAGAGTGGTAGAGGTTTGGTTGATATTGTTAGTCGTTATACGCAAACTTTTTTGTGGCTACAACAGTATGATGAAGGGTTATTGACTGAACCTAAAACTCAACTAGGTGGAGAATTGCCAAGTGTTGAACAGGCTCGTATAGGATTAAGTGAGTTAAAACAACAATTGATATCTCGAGGCGAAGCATCAGAATTATTTGGACGTGAGCGAGATGATGGGTTAAGTGCAATTCTAGGTAACCTTAGTCAAAGTGTTTTTGGCGAGCCTGCTTACCCAAGTATTGAGGAAAAAGCCGCTCATTTACTCTATTTTATCGTTAAGAATCACCCCTTTTCAGATGGCAACAAGCGTAGTGGAGCATTTCTTTTTGTTGATTTTTTACATCGTAATAATAGGCTATTTAATACTGATGGTAATGTTGTGATTAATGATACAGGATTAGCTGCACTAACCTTACTGGTGGCTGAATCTGATCCAAAACAAAAAGAGACTTTGATTAAACTGATTATACATATGTTAAAAAAATAAATTAAACAATGTTATAAAAAAGAAAGGATTAAACCAGTGAAAACAAATTTTGATGAAATTTTACAAAAAATAGAAGAAACACAGTTTTTTAGTCGTGCTGGTATTAATGAATTTTTAGGAGAAAATATTATTTTAATAAAAAGCTTAGAAGATGCTTTTATAAATAATGATACTACTGATTTTCAAGGATTTTTTAATAAAATGGAATACTTTCCTTCAAGCTTGAAAGTGATAGAGGATCCTTTTTATAAAGATATCTATACCCCCAAAGCACTTGTAAAGCAAAAGGTACAAATAAGTAAAATGATTTTCCAAAAAATAGCAAAATTAGATGAAAATTTGTTTAACGTAAAGCAGCATAATTTTCATCAATGCTTCAAATACTCAGCAAGTTGTGCTTTTAGCGGATACTTTCTTGAAAATTATTTGCAGTTGGGTAATCAATGGAAAAGGGTGGTAGATATTTATCATAAAGGACATTATCCCTTTGGTTTTTATAAAGAGACATTATTTGTGGTTTAGGTACAAAAGGGATAATTTAAAATGAATGTAGATTTTGAAGCCTTTAAAGAATACGCTTCTTGGTTTATTAAAAAATCAGCCTGAATTTACTTTTCATACATTTGACAATATTATCAATTTTATTGATTATGTTGAAGCTTTTGCTTCTCAATGGGTAGATAAAATAGAAATGAATAACAATGTGGTTTGTGTTTGGATTGGATATTTCAGCTCTGAAGAAGAGCTATATGATAACTATTTAAGTTTTAATTATGAAAATGAAGAAGTATCCCGTTTATGTAAAGATACAGGTTTAGATTATTACGATGAGGATTTTATTGAAAGTTGGTGGTTTGAAACCTTAGAAATAAATAATTTATTGAATAATAAAGATTATTTATCAGACTTCGAATATTTTTTTGATGAACTTATTGTAAAATTAAAAGAGCTAGATTTATCTCAATATAATTCCATTTCATTTTTATTTGGTACACAAGATCAAAATGAAAATTTATTTGCTTATCAGGGAATGACGATGAAAAATGCACCCATTCAATTTGTATTTAAAAAGGAATATGTGAAATGAACAGCTTCCATTTTTCGAAAAATCAGTGTGAAAACTGTAATAAATATATTGATGTGGGTGAGCACGAGATTGATGAAATAGTTAAACAGATGAGATACAAAGTGGTATGCGTTGAGTGTAAAATAAGACTCGAAAAAGAAAAATAAGCGGTATGATCTTTGTAAAAATTTACAAAAATAAGGAATAAATATGGCGTGGATACAAATTCGTTTGAATAGTACAGATGATAAAGCAGAGCAACTAAGTGAATTTTTTGAAGAATGGGGGGCAGTGTCTATCACTTATATGGATAGTCAAGATACTCCCATTTTTGAACCGTTACCGGGTGAAACTCGTTTATGGGGGAATACTGATGTTGTAGCGTTGTTTGATGCTGAAACTGAGATGAAACCTATTCTTACATCACTGCAACAAAGTGGCATTATTGAATCTGATTTTGCCTATAAAATTGAGCAACTTGAAGATAAAGATTGGGAGCGTGAGTGGATGGATAATTTCCATCCAATGCAATTTGGTGAGCGTTTATGGATTTGTCCAAGTTGGCGAGAGGTGCCGGATCCTAATGCGGTAAACGTGATGTTAGATCCAGGTTTAGCTTTTGGAACAGGAACTCACCCAACCACTGAACTCTGTTTACGCTGGTTAGATAGCCTAGATTTAGCAGGTAAAACTGTGATTGATTTTGGTTGTGGTTCAGGTATTTTGGCGATTGCTGCGTTGAAATTAGGGGCAAAATCAGTTATTGGTATTGATATTGATCCTCAGGCAATTACTGCAAGTAAAGTAAATGCGGAGCAAAATGGTGTAGCGGATAAATTGGCCCTTTATTTACCTGAAAATCAACCACAGAATTTA
This DNA window, taken from Pasteurella skyensis, encodes the following:
- a CDS encoding OmpA family protein, with protein sequence MKLLKYAGLAVGMLSLVACTSTLNDINENGALENTDATNLVWPQIDDATLPEGIFPNLGNLDRIGPGVTKKDLYYLLERPHFSEMHGAREWNYIMKFRQADRSVKVCQYKVLFDDDMVAQNFYWLPADCLTEKLNLAADALFPFNRGGVRDIKFAGKKKLNELAAYITKLGNKSTVKLVGHTDYIGRKAYNQRLSEKRARSVGRYLVMKGVNPANITTFGMGESQPVKHCRKTKKSRLVRCLAPNRRVSVEIIKR
- a CDS encoding DUF1287 domain-containing protein: MRFILLLLFSFFSTQLFALSGEQLVKDARSQIGTTLFYDPAYTKLTYPMGDIPMIKGVCTDVVIRALRKQGMDLQKLIHEDMQKHFSQYPKKWGLKKTDKNIDHRRVPNIATYFKRKGYEIKTDKFQRGDIVTWDLGRGITHIGIISDKKSGDIPLVIHNIGYGTQENNILYNFKITGIFRIPSK
- the tldD gene encoding metalloprotease TldD, producing the protein MLNTVSQRLLAPSGLELSKLHNILDMFSMRQIDYGDLFFQLSMDESWSLEDSIIKEGGFYIDRGVGVRAVAGEKTGFAYTDQINFNQLEQCANAARSITNESGHLKIQSFKQTNAIIRYPSINPLETMSREQKVELLHLVDKTARAEDPRVIQVNAGLSALYEEMLITATDGTVAADIRPLVRLSISVLVEQNGKRERGGTGAGGRFSLNYFLEPNSQGEVRAIYMAKEAVRQALVNLNAITAPAGVMPIILGAGWPGILLHEAVGHGLEGDFNRKKSSLFTGKIGQMVTSPLCTIVDDGTIADKRGSLTVDDEGVPSQRNVLIEKGILKGYMQDKLNARLMGVEPTGNGRRESYAHLPMPRMTNTYLTEGNSSFDEMIASVDKGLYAPHFSGGQVDITSGKFVFSTSEAYLIENGKITKPVTGATLIGSGIEAMQQVSMVGKTMELDQGVGTCGKEGQSVPVGVGQPTVKLDKITVGGRG
- the rhuM gene encoding virulence protein RhuM/Fic/DOC family protein, encoding MQSDLLIYKDDNGNVAIDVRLEDETVWLSQVQMAELFGKGRTTITEHIRNIFREGELVEEMVCRKFRHTSKHGAIKGKTQKREVLYYNLDVIISVGYRVKSQQGTQFRIWATSRLKDYLIKGYAINQQRLLQNSQELQQALALIQKTANSSELTVESGRGLVDIVSRYTQTFLWLQQYDEGLLTEPKTQLGGELPSVEQARIGLSELKQQLISRGEASELFGRERDDGLSAILGNLSQSVFGEPAYPSIEEKAAHLLYFIVKNHPFSDGNKRSGAFLFVDFLHRNNRLFNTDGNVVINDTGLAALTLLVAESDPKQKETLIKLIIHMLKK
- a CDS encoding immunity 22 family protein translates to MKPLKNTLLGLLKNQPEFTFHTFDNIINFIDYVEAFASQWVDKIEMNNNVVCVWIGYFSSEEELYDNYLSFNYENEEVSRLCKDTGLDYYDEDFIESWWFETLEINNLLNNKDYLSDFEYFFDELIVKLKELDLSQYNSISFLFGTQDQNENLFAYQGMTMKNAPIQFVFKKEYVK
- the prmA gene encoding 50S ribosomal protein L11 methyltransferase translates to MAWIQIRLNSTDDKAEQLSEFFEEWGAVSITYMDSQDTPIFEPLPGETRLWGNTDVVALFDAETEMKPILTSLQQSGIIESDFAYKIEQLEDKDWEREWMDNFHPMQFGERLWICPSWREVPDPNAVNVMLDPGLAFGTGTHPTTELCLRWLDSLDLAGKTVIDFGCGSGILAIAALKLGAKSVIGIDIDPQAITASKVNAEQNGVADKLALYLPENQPQNLQADVVVANILAGPLKELAPFIVQLVKPQGLLGLSGILNTQAESVCEVYQQDFCLDPVVEKEEWCRITGIKRG